One window from the genome of Pungitius pungitius chromosome 14, fPunPun2.1, whole genome shotgun sequence encodes:
- the LOC119227159 gene encoding G-protein coupled receptor 151 → MDFNRPANVSFFDFVGGVQLLQGEDTRTAIPVVLIGICVSGAVGNLLILMIFIRDFRSGKGSEVKALLASLASTDLAILLLCAPVRALTYYKQTWTLGSFVCSTTDWFQHSCVIAKTLILAVTTRAKHTLVPSTATGPLYSPTWIHGALAFIWMVSMMFPIPQLLFATLVKHGRDTICVSEMPLCASNFMSLFYKIYPTAAFVAPVIFTVAYHTKVLHTAVNNAPTPRQQSKITLVLLCLSSALGLMLLPEWGTFTWIRLGYNKPPVGLVIFAQVLLYACSAFSPVILMTMYDEVRQGLVTIWFMATCRGKKRLRATECAKTEGNAAEVGENAVGNAASQETEKTIPDVEHFWTGRRNTHVEEEQDPVPWEREEKML, encoded by the coding sequence ATGGATTTTAATCGACCAGCAAATGTCTCCTTTTTTGATTTCGTCGGAGGAGTTCAACTTCTCCAGGGGGAGGACACCAGGACAGCCATACCGGTCGTCCTCATCGGGATCTGCGTGTCCGGGGCTGTTGGGAATTTGctcattttgatgattttcatCCGTGACTTTAGAAGCGGGAAGGGCTCCGAGGTGAAAGCGCTCCTCGCCTCGTTGGCCTCCACGGACTTGGCGATCCTGCTGCTGTGCGCTCCGGTCCGCGCCCTCACCTACTACAAGCAGACCTGGACCCTGGGCAGCTTTGTCTGCAGCACCACGGACTGGTTCCAGCACTCGTGTGTGATTGCAAAAACTTTAATCCTTGCGGTCACCACCAGAGCCAAACACACGCTTGTGCCAAGCACCGCCACGGGGCCCCTCTACAGCCCGACGTGGATCCACGGAGCCCTGGCGTTCATTTGGATGGTGTCCATGATGTTTCCGATCCCTCAGCTGCTTTTCGCCACTCTGGTGAAGCACGGCCGCGACACTATTTGCGTCTCCGAAATGCCGCTGTGCGCGTCTAACTTCATGAGTTTGTTCTACAAGATTTATCCAACTGCAGCCTTCGTGGCGCCGGTCATCTTCACGGTTGCCTACCACACCAAAGTGCTGCACACCGCGGTGAACAACGCGCCCACCCCGCGGCAACAGAGCAAAATTACCCTGGTTTTACTGTGTCTAAGCAGCGCCCTCGGGCTCATGCTGCTGCCGGAGTGGGGGACCTTCACCTGGATACGGCTCGGGTACAACAAACCGCCCGTGGGCTTGGTCATCTTTGCGCAAGTTCTCCTTTACGCATGCAGCGCGTTCTCCCCGGTGATCTTGATGACCATGTACGACGAGGTGCGCCAAGGTCTGGTCACCATCTGGTTCATGGCCACCTGCAGAGGCAAGAAGCGCCTCCGCGCCACCGAGTGCGCGAAAACGGAGGGGAACGCAGCGGAAGTGGGAGAAAACGCCGTCGGCAACGCGGCGTCGCAGGAGACGGAGAAGACCATCCCAGACGTGGAGCACTTTTGGACAGGGCGCAGGAATACGCAcgtcgaggaggagcaggatcCGGTTccgtgggagagagaggagaagatgtTGTGA